The following nucleotide sequence is from Deltaproteobacteria bacterium.
CCCCCAGCAAAAGGGCGAGATAGCCCCTCTGGACGAAAAGACCGGCAGCCAGGACCGAACAGAAAAAGGAGAAAAGGGATATCTGATTCGGGGTGATTCGGCGGTTCGCCAGACGTCTCGATATGCTCAGAGAGATGGGCCGGTTGAGATAACGTGATACAGGCCCGTCGTTGGATTTCTCCCCCAGATTAGCCACAAGAGCCTTCTCGGCCCGCCTCAGAGCGGGGAGATCATCCACGTCGATCCAAAACCGACCGGTGATCTCGACCGCCTTGGCACGCTCATCGGCGGCAAGAACGCGCACCGCGCCCGACAGGCTAGTGTCTCCGTGTTCTTCCGCACAGCGCTCGACCGCGCCGAATATGCCGGAAGTACAGAGGAAGATACCGGTGTCAAAGCCGTCGAAGTCCCTCAAACCCTTGCCGATATCACGGATCCTATCCCCTTCCGTCTTCACCCGCGTAACATCCTCCATGTCGATCAAAGGATTCGACATGCCCTTGTCCACAGCGAGGGCGATTTCACCCTCCCCCAGAGGGACCTCCTTCAATTTCCGGGCTATGGAAGGATCAAACAACTGATCTGCCATGAGCAGCAAGAAGGGCCCGTGTACGTACTCCCGTGCCTTTAGCACTGAAAGGCCGTTTCCTTTTCTCCAATCCCGGTTGACGATGGGTGTGATCCGGACTCTCAGAGAAGTGGAGAGACCGGCGAGGAAAGAACGAACCAGCTTCCCGTTGTAACCCGTCGTGACATAGAACTCATCGACTCCGGACTCCACGGCAGAGCGGATGACACGTTCGATCAGGGGCACGCCCAAGACCGGAATAAGGGGTTTACTGTTCCCTATACCCTTAAGTCTGCTGCCTTTGCCGGCTGCGATAATCAGGCACTCCACAACCGCCATCGCCTCAAGCACTGTTGATGAACTGTTCGACCATCTTGAAGGCCTCGTCGTCGGTAAACTGGCGCGGTGGGTGCTTGCAGAAATAGGCCGACGGACCGTAAAGAACCCCGCCCTGGCCGCGTTTCAAAGCGAGTTTAGCGCAGCGAATGGCGTCGATGGTCACACCGGCCGAATTCGGGGAATCCTCCACGGAGAGGCGGAGTTCCAGATTCATCGGAACGTCACCCAGGAGCCTCCCCTCCATTCTGAGAAAACAGATCTTGTTGTCTTTCTGCCAAGGCACATAATCACTGGGACCGATGTGAATGTTTGTGTCTTCCAAGCGCCTGGCCGCCACCGACTGCACGGCTTCGGTCTTGGACTCTTTCTTCGAGACCAGCCGGTGGCGGTTGAGCATGTTGAGAAAGTCTGTGTTGCCACCCGTATTGAGCTGGTAGGTACGGTCGAGCTTGACCCCACGCTTCTTGAACAAGTCGGTCAAGGTACGGTGGATGATGGTGGCGCCCATTTGGGATTTGACGTCGTCGCCGATCAGAGGGACGTTCCGATCCTCAAAGCGCTTTGCCCACACAGGGTCGCTTGCGATGAAAACCGGCATATTGTTAACAAAAGCAACCCCTGCCTCCAGCGCGCAGTCAGCATAGAACCTGGCTGCATCCTCAGAGCCGACAGGCAGGTAGTTCATCAGGATTTCTGTACCGGACTCTTTGAGCGCCTCGATCACTTCCTTCCCCGTGGGCTCGGGTTCGTCAGCCGGAACAAAGGTATATCTTTCGTCGTATTCACTCATATGGTCCGACACACCATCAAGAATCTTGCCCATCTGGACGGTCACTCCGGACTTGGGGAGATCTGGGCAGAAGACGGTAGTACAGTTTGGATCGGCAAAGATGGCCTCGTGGACGTCCACCCCCACCTTTCGTTTGTCCACATCGAAAGCCGAAACGACCTCAATGTCTCCCGGCCCGAACTCTCCGATCTTCCAGTGCATCAGGCCGATCGCATCTTCCGGGTTCTTGTCCCTGTAATAATGGAATGCCTGAATCAAGGAACTGGCGCAATTT
It contains:
- a CDS encoding NTP transferase domain-containing protein, which produces MAVVECLIIAAGKGSRLKGIGNSKPLIPVLGVPLIERVIRSAVESGVDEFYVTTGYNGKLVRSFLAGLSTSLRVRITPIVNRDWRKGNGLSVLKAREYVHGPFLLLMADQLFDPSIARKLKEVPLGEGEIALAVDKGMSNPLIDMEDVTRVKTEGDRIRDIGKGLRDFDGFDTGIFLCTSGIFGAVERCAEEHGDTSLSGAVRVLAADERAKAVEITGRFWIDVDDLPALRRAEKALVANLGEKSNDGPVSRYLNRPISLSISRRLANRRITPNQISLFSFFCSVLAAGLFVQRGYLALLLGGLLAQFASIIDGCDGEVARLKFRSSAYGGWLDAVLDRYADAFLLFCLTWHAFRDRAESGILWAGFLAVIGSFVVSYTADKYDSLMAEKVGRISRLRLGRDMRVFVVFLGAIANQAYLALVVIATVMNIEAIRRIVICRDRG
- a CDS encoding inositol-3-phosphate synthase; amino-acid sequence: MSKIRIGIVGVGNCASSLIQAFHYYRDKNPEDAIGLMHWKIGEFGPGDIEVVSAFDVDKRKVGVDVHEAIFADPNCTTVFCPDLPKSGVTVQMGKILDGVSDHMSEYDERYTFVPADEPEPTGKEVIEALKESGTEILMNYLPVGSEDAARFYADCALEAGVAFVNNMPVFIASDPVWAKRFEDRNVPLIGDDVKSQMGATIIHRTLTDLFKKRGVKLDRTYQLNTGGNTDFLNMLNRHRLVSKKESKTEAVQSVAARRLEDTNIHIGPSDYVPWQKDNKICFLRMEGRLLGDVPMNLELRLSVEDSPNSAGVTIDAIRCAKLALKRGQGGVLYGPSAYFCKHPPRQFTDDEAFKMVEQFINSA